Below is a genomic region from Micropterus dolomieu isolate WLL.071019.BEF.003 ecotype Adirondacks unplaced genomic scaffold, ASM2129224v1 contig_1517, whole genome shotgun sequence.
GCAAGTTTTCAACTAAATTTTTGAGCTGCTGTCTTTCTCTGAGGACCTGCTTCGTCATCGTCAAGCTTTTGGTTTCTATTTGattcaaagcagcaaagaacCTCTTCATGCTTTTTGTCCCCATGTTCCAAAACATCTGATCAAAGCCTCCatcttcatcctcatcatccCCACTCATGCTGCCTGCTGCAGATGATTTGTTGTCTGCAAACAAAGCTGAGTTATTGAATTTGAAGTGAACTGGCAGCCCGTCTCTTGTTTTAGGACATGGGACACCTGAAGCATTGATTGCCTCTAGAACTGGTGGACGCTGGCCGTCTGCAAATGTCACCAGAACCCTGATGTTTTCTGCCACATCTTTGCCAAAGATTGAGAGTATGGAGTCAAACACATATTTCTGTGTTGGTGTGAGTCGAGCTAAAGAAGCCTGAGCTACAAAACACACAGCGTCAATTTCACTGACACCAAGCTCAGCAGAGAAGAGATTACACAGCTGTTCTGTGATGCTCTCATCTCTTATTAAGCCTCTTGTATCTCCAAACTCTGGAGTGTCAACAATGGTCAGAGAgtattctgttttaaaaccctCCTGGTGGTTGATTTTgtacacagtgacttcagaggTCTGGCTTTCAGCCTGTGACGTCGACTGACCCTCGTCAATTAACTTAAACCGATATGAATCCTCCCATTCGACACCTAGAATGTAGTTGATCATCCCATTAATGAGAGTCGCCTTTCCAGATCCGGTCGCTCCAAAAAACATTATTGTGCGATTTTTCCTTGTGCTTTCTTTGCCAAAACT
It encodes:
- the LOC123964283 gene encoding uncharacterized protein LOC123964283 produces the protein MFRCRAVTSAGVGPANEVSGSIKTLPCSPPGELQVEPNSSEISVSWEKPAELGQDVQILSYIVEYAKTDNGVKEEDLQWKQMMSRAEKAIISGLQPETEYVVRVRCDCGEAGRSKESISVNVCTMKFKRLTELLKSRSERINSESPSVYKLPLKEEDTDIDGCRRYSFGKESTRKNRTIMFFGATGSGKATLINGMINYILGVEWEDSYRFKLIDEGQSTSQAESQTSEVTVYKINHQEGFKTEYSLTIVDTPEFGDTRGLIRDESITEQLCNLFSAELGVSEIDAVCFVAQASLARLTPTQKYVFDSILSIFGKDVAENIRVLVTFADGQRPPVLEAINASGVPCPKTRDGLPVHFKFNNSALFADNKSSAAGSMSGDDEDEDGGFDQMFWNMGTKSMKRFFAALNQIETKSLTMTKQVLRERQQLKNLVENLQKQVKVQLAKLQEIRDK